One window from the genome of Chionomys nivalis chromosome 14, mChiNiv1.1, whole genome shotgun sequence encodes:
- the Grp gene encoding gastrin-releasing peptide isoform X2, with protein MRGLELPLLLLALVLCQAPRGPAAPVSAGTGGGTVLAKMYPRGSHWAVGHLMGKKSTDESPSLYVSEGDGLKEQLREYIRWEEATRNLLGLLEALGNRSHLSPHHQPTWVSEDRSYSNDVQNAKILKGKEGTSS; from the exons ATGCGAGGCTTGGAGCTCCCACTTTTGCTGTTGGCGCTGGTCCTCTGCCAGGCGCCCCGGGGGCCAGCTGCTCCAGTGTCCGCAGGCACAGGCGGAGGGACTGTCCTGGCCAAGATGTACCCGCGCGGCAGCCACTGGGCGGTGG gacatttaatggggaaaaaaagcacagaTGAGTCTCCGTCCCTGTATGTGTCTGAGGGAGACGGCCTGAAGGAGCAGCTGAGGGAATACATCCGCTGGGAAGAAGCTACAAGGAATTTGCTGGGTCTCCTAGAAGCCTTGGGAAACAGAAGCCATCTGTCACCTCATCACCAGCCTACTTGGGTTTCCGAGGACCGCAGCTACTCGAATGATGTTCAAAACGCAAAG